The proteins below are encoded in one region of Nocardioides marmorisolisilvae:
- the ppdK gene encoding pyruvate, phosphate dikinase: MGTKFVYDFAEGDKDHKELLGGKGANLAEMTNIGLPVPPGFIISTDACRAFLVDGTLPDGLRAEVDEHLARLEQTMGKRLGQSDDPLLVAVRSGAAVSMPGMMETVLNVGLNDESVVGLARTADDERFAWDSYRRLVQMFGVTVLGIEGDVFSGAFDALKQERGVTEDPELSADDLRALVATYKALVEQHAGRPFPQEPREQLDLAVDAVFQSWNTDRARLYRRQERISDDLGTAVNVVAMVFGNRGAGSGTGVAFTRDPASGNQGVYGDYLENAQGEDVVAGIRNTLTIADLERIDKTSYDELLRIMAILEKHYRDMCDIEFTIERGKLWMLQTRVGKRTPEAAFRIARHMISEGLIDEDEGLRRVTGAQLAQLMFPRFDEAAERTLLATGMGASPGAAVGKVVFDSATAVEWAARGEDVILVRKETNPDDLQGMVVARGILTSRGGKTSHAAVVARGMGRTCVCGAEALDVDVSARSVQVRDGGVVNEGDVISIDGTTGEVFAGEVPVSDSLIVQHFEGEVPAASNDLVSAVARVMERADSGRRLRVRANADTPEDAARARRFGAEGIGLCRTEHMFLGERRQLVEDLIVADNETEQQAALDALLPLQRQDFTEIFEAMDGLPVTIRLIDPPLHEFLPDLTELSVAVALQEQRQQQGGDPVDDRDRVLLEHVRRLHEQNPMLGLRGVRLGILIPGLFVMQARAILEAAADRKAVGGDPRPEIMIPLVASVREFDVIRLKIAQVAAEVAEERGAVDHLVGTMIELPRAAILADHIAESADFFSFGTNDLTQMTWGFSRDDVESSFFSTYLDNGIFDISPFESLDTQGVGELVRIGTEKGRSARPGLHVGVCGEHGGDPRSIHFFHGVGLDYVSCSPFRVPVARLEAGRAVVSEQR; this comes from the coding sequence ATGGGAACCAAGTTCGTCTACGACTTCGCCGAGGGCGACAAGGACCACAAGGAGCTGCTCGGCGGCAAGGGCGCGAACCTCGCCGAGATGACCAACATCGGGCTGCCGGTGCCTCCCGGGTTCATCATCAGCACCGATGCCTGTCGCGCGTTCCTCGTCGACGGCACCCTCCCTGACGGCCTGCGCGCCGAGGTCGACGAGCACCTGGCCAGGCTCGAGCAGACCATGGGCAAGCGGCTCGGGCAGTCCGACGACCCGCTCCTGGTCGCCGTGCGCTCGGGTGCGGCGGTGTCGATGCCGGGGATGATGGAGACCGTCCTCAACGTCGGTCTCAACGACGAGTCCGTGGTCGGGCTGGCCCGTACAGCCGACGACGAGAGGTTCGCCTGGGACTCCTACCGCCGGCTGGTGCAGATGTTCGGCGTCACGGTGCTGGGCATCGAGGGTGACGTGTTCTCCGGGGCGTTCGACGCGCTGAAGCAGGAGCGCGGCGTCACCGAGGACCCCGAGCTGTCCGCGGACGACCTGCGTGCGCTGGTCGCGACGTACAAGGCACTCGTCGAGCAGCACGCCGGCAGGCCTTTCCCGCAGGAGCCCCGCGAGCAGCTCGACCTCGCCGTCGACGCCGTCTTCCAGTCCTGGAACACCGACCGGGCCCGGCTCTACCGTCGCCAGGAGCGGATCTCCGACGATCTGGGCACTGCCGTGAACGTCGTCGCGATGGTCTTCGGCAACCGTGGTGCCGGCTCGGGCACCGGCGTGGCCTTCACCCGGGACCCCGCGAGTGGCAACCAAGGCGTCTACGGCGACTACCTCGAGAACGCGCAGGGTGAGGACGTGGTCGCCGGCATCCGCAACACCCTGACGATCGCCGACCTCGAGCGCATCGACAAGACGTCGTACGACGAGCTGCTCCGGATCATGGCGATCCTCGAGAAGCACTACCGCGACATGTGCGACATCGAGTTCACCATCGAGCGCGGCAAGCTCTGGATGCTGCAGACCCGGGTCGGCAAACGGACACCGGAGGCGGCGTTCCGGATCGCCCGGCACATGATCAGCGAGGGGCTGATCGATGAGGACGAGGGTCTGCGCCGGGTGACCGGCGCCCAGCTCGCCCAGCTGATGTTCCCCCGCTTCGACGAGGCCGCCGAGCGCACGCTGCTCGCCACCGGCATGGGGGCGTCTCCCGGCGCCGCGGTCGGCAAGGTGGTCTTCGACTCGGCGACCGCGGTCGAGTGGGCCGCGCGGGGCGAGGACGTCATCTTGGTGCGTAAGGAGACCAACCCCGACGACCTGCAGGGGATGGTGGTCGCACGCGGCATCCTCACCAGCCGGGGTGGCAAGACGTCCCACGCAGCCGTGGTGGCACGCGGGATGGGCCGCACCTGCGTGTGCGGCGCCGAGGCGCTCGACGTCGACGTGTCCGCCCGGTCGGTCCAGGTCCGTGACGGCGGGGTCGTCAACGAGGGCGACGTGATCTCCATCGACGGCACCACCGGCGAGGTCTTCGCGGGCGAGGTGCCGGTGAGCGACTCGTTGATCGTGCAGCATTTCGAGGGCGAGGTGCCGGCCGCTTCGAACGACCTGGTCTCCGCCGTCGCCCGAGTGATGGAGCGCGCCGACTCCGGACGCCGATTGCGGGTGCGGGCGAACGCGGACACCCCGGAGGACGCGGCCCGGGCCCGGAGGTTCGGTGCCGAGGGGATCGGACTGTGTCGCACCGAGCACATGTTCCTCGGTGAGCGACGCCAGCTCGTCGAGGACCTCATCGTCGCCGACAACGAGACCGAGCAGCAGGCGGCACTGGATGCCCTGCTGCCGCTGCAGCGACAGGACTTCACCGAGATCTTCGAGGCGATGGACGGCCTGCCGGTGACGATCAGGCTGATCGACCCGCCCCTGCACGAGTTCCTCCCCGACCTCACCGAGCTGTCGGTCGCGGTCGCGCTGCAGGAGCAACGTCAGCAGCAGGGGGGTGACCCCGTCGACGACCGCGACCGGGTGCTGCTCGAGCACGTCCGCCGGCTGCACGAGCAGAACCCGATGCTCGGGCTCCGCGGCGTCCGCCTGGGCATCCTGATCCCGGGGCTCTTCGTGATGCAGGCACGGGCGATCCTCGAGGCCGCGGCGGACCGCAAGGCCGTGGGTGGTGACCCACGGCCGGAGATCATGATCCCGCTGGTGGCTAGCGTGCGCGAGTTCGACGTCATCCGCCTCAAGATCGCCCAGGTCGCCGCCGAGGTGGCGGAGGAGCGCGGAGCGGTCGACCACCTCGTCGGCACCATGATCGAGCTGCCCAGGGCGGCGATCCTCGCCGACCACATCGCCGAGTCGGCCGACTTCTTCTCCTTCGGCACCAACGACCTCACCCAGATGACCTGGGGCTTCTCTCGTGACGACGTGGAGTCGTCGTTCTTCTCCACCTACCTCGACAACGGCATCTTCGACATCTCGCCGTTCGAGTCCCTGGACACCCAGGGCGTCGGCGAGCTGGTGCGGATCGGGACCGAGAAGGGACGGTCCGCACGTCCCGGCCTGCACGTCGGGGTGTGCGGCGAGCACGGCGGCGACCCGCGATCGATCCACTTCTTCCACGGCGTCGGACTGGACTACGTCTCCTGCTCGCCGTTCCGGGTGCCGGTGGCGCGCCTGGAGGCGGGACGAGCGGTGGTCTCCGAGCAGCGATGA
- a CDS encoding class I SAM-dependent methyltransferase, with the protein MDDEQDHYFSADPASPFQRVPMRADVWGHWLELTTGSGVFARGRLDIGTGVLLREVGPPVTAGSVLDLGCGYGVIGLAVAVACPDAVVTAVDVNERALLLANENAAALGVADRFQAVLPDAVDADTSYDEIWSNPPIRVGKSALHELLLHWLPHLVPGGSATMVVGKNLGADSLTRWLTEQGYPTDRIASAKGFRVLQARRP; encoded by the coding sequence ATGGACGACGAGCAGGACCACTACTTCAGCGCCGACCCGGCCAGCCCCTTCCAGCGGGTGCCGATGCGCGCCGACGTCTGGGGGCACTGGCTGGAGCTGACCACCGGGTCGGGAGTCTTCGCGCGCGGCCGGCTCGACATCGGCACCGGTGTGCTGCTGCGCGAGGTGGGCCCGCCGGTCACCGCCGGCTCGGTGCTCGACCTCGGGTGCGGCTACGGCGTGATCGGGCTGGCTGTCGCCGTGGCCTGCCCGGACGCCGTGGTGACGGCGGTGGACGTCAACGAGCGGGCGCTGCTGCTGGCCAACGAGAACGCCGCGGCGCTCGGCGTCGCCGACCGGTTCCAGGCAGTGCTCCCGGACGCGGTCGACGCGGACACGTCGTACGACGAGATCTGGTCCAACCCACCGATCCGGGTCGGCAAGTCCGCCCTGCACGAGCTGCTGCTGCATTGGCTCCCGCACCTGGTGCCCGGAGGCTCGGCGACGATGGTCGTTGGCAAGAACCTCGGCGCGGACTCGCTGACCCGGTGGCTCACCGAGCAGGGCTACCCGACCGACCGGATCGCCAGCGCCAAGGGGTTCCGAGTGCTGCAGGCCCGCCGCCCCTGA
- the mgrA gene encoding L-glyceraldehyde 3-phosphate reductase produces the protein MGYQAAHDRYDGRDYRFCGRSGLKLPPLSLGLWQNFGDDRPEDTQRAILRRAFDRGVTHFDLANNYGPPYGRAEENFGRYLREDFGTHRDELVISTKAGWDMWPGPYGQGGGSRKYVLASLDQSLARMGLDYVDIFYSHRFDPETPVEETMMALDTAVRSGRALYAGISSYSPGRTAEAARIARELGTPLLIHQPSYSLLNRWIEDGLLDELERQGMGCIVFTALAQGLLTDRYLHGVPADSRAARADSTISGLDESVLRRIRALDEIAQGRGQKLAQLALQWALRDRRVTSAVIGASSVEQLDTNLDALDAAPLTEEELAAIDGHAVESGVNLWARQTED, from the coding sequence ATGGGCTATCAAGCAGCGCACGACCGGTACGACGGCCGCGACTACCGCTTCTGCGGACGGAGCGGGCTCAAGCTGCCCCCGCTCTCCCTGGGGCTGTGGCAGAACTTCGGCGATGACCGTCCGGAGGACACACAGCGGGCGATCCTGCGCCGCGCGTTCGACCGCGGCGTGACGCACTTCGACCTGGCCAACAACTACGGGCCGCCCTACGGTCGCGCTGAGGAGAACTTCGGTCGCTACCTGCGCGAGGACTTCGGGACCCACCGCGACGAGCTGGTCATCTCCACCAAGGCCGGCTGGGACATGTGGCCCGGCCCCTACGGCCAGGGCGGCGGCTCGCGGAAGTACGTCCTCGCCTCGCTCGACCAGTCCCTGGCACGGATGGGGCTGGACTACGTCGACATCTTCTACAGCCACCGCTTCGACCCCGAGACGCCGGTCGAGGAGACGATGATGGCGCTGGACACCGCGGTGCGCTCCGGCCGGGCCCTGTACGCCGGCATCTCGTCGTACTCACCGGGTCGGACGGCCGAGGCGGCCAGGATCGCCCGCGAGCTGGGCACGCCGCTGCTGATCCACCAGCCGTCGTACTCCCTGCTGAACCGCTGGATCGAGGATGGGCTCCTCGACGAGCTGGAGCGGCAGGGGATGGGCTGCATCGTGTTCACCGCGCTAGCCCAGGGACTGCTCACCGACCGCTACCTCCACGGTGTCCCGGCCGACTCGCGAGCGGCACGTGCGGACAGCACGATCTCCGGGCTGGACGAGAGCGTGCTGCGTCGGATCCGGGCGCTCGACGAGATCGCACAGGGACGTGGCCAGAAGCTGGCGCAGCTCGCGCTCCAGTGGGCGCTGCGCGATCGCCGGGTGACCAGCGCGGTGATCGGGGCGTCATCGGTCGAGCAGCTGGACACCAACCTCGACGCCCTCGACGCGGCGCCGCTGACCGAGGAGGAGCTGGCCGCCATCGACGGGCACGCGGTGGAGTCGGGCGTGAACCTCTGGGCCCGCCAGACCGAGGACTGA
- a CDS encoding cytochrome P450 — MTVSRIAAPLRRQVLRWTMGRRGGLDISMVRKIPASTTYPLRRVGVDPVPELSRARDSAPVTRLGRVFGMNIWLVSGYDAAQAVLADSTRFSNDLRHLLGTRERTDAQGVGGLGMTDPPDHTRLRRLLTPEFTRRRLARLDGRIDAIVAETLDALARTGPRADLVADFGFAIPFRVICDLLGLSVADRQAFHRLGAARFDLSEGGFGVFNAATESREFLINAVRRQRSDPGDGLIGALLTEHGSEFDDVELGGLADGVFLGGYETSASMLSMGAYVLSQNPDAYEALRRGEAAEVDAVVEELLRFLCPVQVAFPRFARDGMDLFGARVNRGDLVAVSLSGANRDPRRFDTPEEFDPATATAAHLAFGHGLHRCVGAELARMELRVALRGLARRFPDLALAVPVEELAFRELSAVHGIDALPVHLWAPTGTHLEAVPG, encoded by the coding sequence ATGACCGTTTCCCGGATCGCCGCGCCGTTGCGGCGCCAGGTGCTGCGCTGGACGATGGGCCGCCGCGGTGGCCTGGACATCAGCATGGTGCGGAAGATCCCCGCGTCCACGACCTACCCGCTGCGCCGGGTGGGCGTCGACCCGGTGCCCGAGCTCTCCCGCGCTCGCGACAGCGCGCCGGTGACCCGGCTCGGACGGGTCTTCGGGATGAACATCTGGCTGGTGAGCGGGTACGACGCGGCGCAGGCCGTGCTCGCCGACTCGACCCGGTTCAGCAACGACCTGCGCCACCTGCTCGGCACCAGGGAGCGCACCGACGCGCAGGGGGTCGGCGGACTGGGCATGACCGACCCACCGGACCACACCCGGCTGCGCCGGCTGCTGACGCCCGAGTTCACCCGCCGGCGCCTCGCCCGACTCGACGGACGGATCGACGCGATCGTGGCCGAGACGCTCGACGCACTGGCGCGGACCGGCCCGCGCGCCGACCTGGTCGCGGACTTCGGGTTCGCGATCCCGTTCCGGGTGATCTGCGACCTCCTCGGCCTCTCGGTCGCGGACCGACAGGCCTTCCATCGGCTCGGCGCTGCCCGGTTCGATCTCAGCGAGGGCGGGTTCGGGGTGTTCAACGCCGCCACGGAGTCGCGTGAGTTCCTCATCAACGCCGTGCGCCGGCAGCGCAGCGATCCGGGTGACGGACTGATCGGCGCGCTGCTGACCGAGCACGGCTCGGAGTTCGATGACGTCGAGCTCGGTGGCCTTGCCGACGGCGTCTTCCTCGGTGGCTACGAGACCAGCGCCAGCATGCTGTCGATGGGGGCCTACGTGCTCAGCCAGAACCCCGACGCCTACGAGGCGCTGCGCCGCGGGGAGGCTGCCGAGGTCGACGCGGTGGTCGAGGAGCTGCTCCGGTTCCTCTGCCCCGTGCAGGTCGCGTTCCCGCGCTTCGCCCGCGACGGCATGGACCTGTTCGGTGCCCGGGTCAACCGGGGCGATCTGGTGGCGGTGTCGCTGTCCGGCGCGAACCGCGACCCCCGCAGGTTCGACACGCCTGAGGAGTTCGACCCGGCCACCGCGACGGCCGCCCATCTCGCCTTCGGGCACGGCCTGCACCGCTGCGTCGGCGCCGAGCTCGCGCGGATGGAGCTGCGGGTGGCGCTGCGGGGCCTGGCCCGCCGCTTTCCCGACCTGGCCCTGGCTGTGCCGGTCGAGGAGCTGGCCTTCCGGGAGCTGTCCGCCGTGCACGGGATCGATGCGCTGCCGGTGCACCTGTGGGCGCCGACCGGGACGCACCTCGAGGCCGTGCCCGGATGA
- a CDS encoding NAD(P)/FAD-dependent oxidoreductase — translation MSDPAAGRPVIVVCAPAHAEVLVDEFGRYARDYDLRTTRSAAETTALMSRLRAAGVPVPLVVTESRLPDSGVYEAFAAWREAIPTARRLVAAHWEHFGADAAGLRPGLAKGKYDAYLLMPRGRRDEEFHTAVTELLSDWGSTVPRPEVASVQVVAPSLDPVTVAVRDFLDRMGMPHELLHPDSEAARAILADLSGNVAYPVVAAYGRETVVARSVRDVAASFYGRPADIVVDEVVDLAIVGAGPAGLAAAVYGASEGLDTVAVEAEAVGGQAGTSSMIRNYLGFPRGISGMRLAQRARNQAIRFGTRFFTGWPVESLAPGGDGEPHEVVTEGGTIRARAVVVASGVAYRRLGVAPLEELVGSGVSYGAAAGSAREFEGADVVVVGGGNSAGQAAIHLARFARSVRLVARRPDLAATMSAYLIREIAFNSRISVLTGREVIDGGGDQRLEWLVLRDVASGEAERLTASGLFLLIGAEPQCEWLPEEICRDDRGFVLTGRDVPKALWSGGVPPADLETSVPGVFAAGDIRAGSMKRVAAATGEGASVVALVHAHLGTRQS, via the coding sequence ATGAGCGACCCGGCCGCCGGCCGGCCGGTGATCGTGGTGTGTGCGCCGGCGCACGCGGAGGTCCTCGTGGACGAGTTCGGCCGCTACGCCCGTGACTACGACCTGCGCACGACCCGCTCCGCGGCGGAGACGACGGCGTTGATGAGTCGGTTGCGGGCGGCCGGCGTACCCGTTCCGCTGGTGGTCACCGAGTCTCGGCTGCCCGACAGCGGGGTCTACGAGGCCTTCGCCGCCTGGCGCGAGGCGATCCCGACCGCCCGCCGGCTGGTCGCGGCGCACTGGGAGCACTTCGGCGCCGACGCTGCCGGGCTGCGCCCCGGTCTCGCCAAGGGGAAGTACGACGCCTACCTCCTGATGCCCCGGGGAAGGCGCGACGAGGAGTTCCACACAGCGGTGACCGAGCTGCTCTCCGACTGGGGCTCGACCGTGCCCCGGCCCGAGGTCGCGTCCGTCCAGGTCGTCGCCCCGTCACTCGACCCGGTGACCGTGGCCGTCCGCGACTTCCTCGACCGGATGGGCATGCCGCACGAGCTGCTGCACCCCGACAGCGAGGCCGCGCGCGCGATCCTGGCCGACCTCTCGGGCAACGTGGCCTACCCGGTGGTGGCCGCCTACGGGCGGGAGACCGTCGTCGCCCGCAGCGTGCGCGACGTGGCCGCGTCCTTCTACGGCCGGCCCGCCGACATCGTGGTCGACGAAGTGGTCGACCTGGCGATCGTCGGTGCGGGTCCCGCGGGGCTGGCGGCGGCCGTCTACGGAGCCTCCGAGGGACTCGACACCGTGGCCGTGGAGGCCGAGGCGGTGGGCGGGCAGGCCGGGACCAGCTCGATGATCCGCAACTACCTCGGCTTCCCGCGAGGCATCTCCGGGATGCGGCTGGCCCAGCGGGCCCGCAACCAGGCGATCCGGTTCGGCACCCGCTTCTTCACCGGCTGGCCGGTCGAGTCGCTCGCTCCCGGCGGCGACGGCGAGCCACACGAGGTGGTGACCGAGGGCGGCACCATCCGCGCACGCGCGGTGGTGGTGGCCTCCGGCGTCGCCTACCGCCGCCTCGGTGTCGCTCCGCTCGAGGAGCTGGTCGGCTCTGGCGTGTCCTACGGTGCTGCGGCCGGGAGCGCGCGCGAGTTCGAGGGCGCCGACGTGGTGGTCGTCGGCGGCGGCAACTCGGCAGGTCAGGCCGCGATCCACCTGGCCCGGTTCGCCCGCTCCGTGCGGCTGGTGGCGCGACGCCCCGACCTGGCCGCCACCATGTCGGCGTACCTCATCCGCGAGATCGCCTTCAACAGCCGGATCAGCGTGCTGACCGGTCGCGAGGTCATCGACGGCGGCGGCGACCAGCGCCTCGAGTGGTTGGTTCTCCGCGACGTCGCCAGTGGCGAGGCCGAACGACTGACCGCCTCCGGCCTGTTCCTGCTCATCGGCGCCGAGCCGCAGTGCGAGTGGCTGCCCGAGGAGATCTGCCGCGACGATCGCGGGTTCGTGCTCACCGGCCGCGACGTGCCCAAGGCACTGTGGTCGGGCGGCGTCCCGCCTGCCGACCTGGAGACCTCGGTGCCGGGTGTCTTCGCCGCCGGTGACATCCGGGCCGGCTCGATGAAGCGGGTGGCCGCAGCGACCGGAGAGGGCGCCTCGGTGGTCGCGCTGGTGCACGCGCACCTCGGCACGCGTCAGTCCTGA
- the truA gene encoding tRNA pseudouridine(38-40) synthase TruA: MRLRIDLAYDGAGFHGWATQPGLRTVQETVELALATVLRVPSVAMTCAGRTDAGVHARGQVAHVDVPELPTQQARTPNSTGTGSQLNGLERRLNGVLPADVRVRRVVAAPAGFDARFSAVWRRYAYRIADRAETVDPLTRGHVLGWPRPLDDLAMNDAAVALLGEHDFAAFCKRREGATTIRTLHVLSWTRDEAGLLVGTVRADAFCHHMVRSLVGGLVAVGEGRREPGWIGEVLRAGVRDPAVNVVAAHGLTLEEVGYPPDAELAARAEASRTLRVLPSSSPGQD; encoded by the coding sequence GTGCGGTTGCGGATCGACCTGGCGTACGACGGCGCCGGCTTCCACGGGTGGGCCACCCAGCCCGGTCTTCGCACCGTGCAGGAGACCGTGGAGCTTGCTCTCGCCACCGTGCTGCGCGTGCCGTCGGTCGCGATGACCTGTGCCGGTCGCACCGACGCTGGTGTCCACGCCCGCGGCCAGGTCGCCCATGTCGACGTACCCGAACTCCCTACTCAACAGGCACGAACACCCAACTCAACGGGCACGGGGTCCCAACTCAACGGGCTTGAACGGCGGTTGAATGGGGTCCTGCCCGCGGACGTGCGGGTGCGCCGGGTGGTGGCGGCGCCGGCGGGGTTCGATGCACGCTTCTCCGCCGTGTGGCGCCGCTACGCCTACCGGATCGCGGACCGGGCGGAGACCGTCGACCCGCTCACCCGCGGTCACGTGCTGGGGTGGCCGCGACCGCTCGACGATCTGGCGATGAACGACGCCGCCGTCGCGCTGCTCGGCGAGCACGACTTCGCCGCCTTCTGCAAGCGTCGCGAGGGCGCCACCACGATCCGCACCCTCCACGTGCTGTCCTGGACCCGGGACGAGGCCGGGCTGCTCGTCGGCACCGTCCGCGCGGATGCGTTCTGCCACCACATGGTGCGGTCGCTGGTCGGCGGCCTGGTGGCGGTCGGCGAGGGCAGGCGCGAACCCGGGTGGATCGGCGAGGTGCTGCGCGCGGGTGTCCGCGATCCGGCGGTCAACGTCGTTGCGGCGCACGGCCTGACTCTCGAGGAGGTCGGCTATCCGCCCGACGCGGAGCTCGCCGCCCGGGCGGAGGCGTCCCGCACCCTGCGGGTGCTGCCCTCGTCGTCGCCCGGTCAGGACTGA
- a CDS encoding 3-hydroxybutyrate dehydrogenase, with the protein MPERRRVLVTGGASGIGLAVARRLADDGDRVVVADVDGAALHRLEQTLPGCVTVVADLARAEDVHRLAAEVGAVDVLVNNAGLQRVHPIERFPEEEWNTMLAVMLTAPFLLTKAVLPGMYDRGWGRVVNIASVHGLVASPYKACYVAAKHAIVGLTKVVALEAGARCADVTAHAICPSYVRTPLVEAQIADQARAHGLAEDDVLTDVLLASNSVKRLIEPEEVAEAVAFVCRPGAWSMSGSVLTLDAGWLAH; encoded by the coding sequence ATGCCTGAGCGTCGCCGGGTCCTGGTCACCGGAGGTGCCTCGGGCATCGGCCTGGCCGTGGCCCGACGCCTGGCGGACGACGGCGACCGGGTGGTGGTGGCCGATGTCGACGGAGCTGCGCTCCACCGCCTCGAGCAGACGCTGCCCGGTTGTGTGACCGTCGTGGCCGACCTGGCCCGGGCCGAGGACGTGCACCGTCTCGCGGCCGAGGTCGGCGCCGTCGATGTGTTGGTCAACAATGCCGGACTGCAACGCGTCCACCCGATCGAGCGATTCCCCGAGGAGGAGTGGAACACCATGCTCGCGGTGATGCTCACTGCTCCGTTCCTGCTGACGAAGGCCGTGTTGCCCGGGATGTACGACCGCGGTTGGGGCCGGGTGGTCAACATCGCCTCGGTGCACGGTCTGGTCGCCTCGCCGTACAAGGCGTGCTACGTGGCTGCCAAGCATGCGATCGTCGGGCTGACCAAGGTGGTGGCGCTCGAGGCCGGGGCGCGGTGCGCGGACGTGACGGCCCACGCCATCTGTCCCAGCTACGTGCGCACTCCGCTGGTGGAGGCGCAGATCGCAGACCAGGCACGTGCCCACGGCCTGGCCGAGGACGATGTGCTCACCGACGTGCTCCTCGCCTCCAACAGCGTGAAGCGGCTGATCGAACCCGAGGAGGTCGCCGAAGCGGTGGCCTTCGTCTGTCGGCCGGGAGCGTGGTCCATGTCCGGCTCCGTGCTCACTCTTGATGCCGGCTGGCTCGCCCACTGA
- a CDS encoding ABC transporter ATP-binding protein, which produces MTLEVEDVHAYYGRSHVLQGITLTVDDGETVALLGRNGAGKTTTMRSIVGLTPPRRGSVTLDGDRITGRPTYRIARRGVAFVPSGRRAYGSLTVRQNLALSVRKGRGSGAWPMERVLGMFPKLAEIADRRAGFLSGGEQQMLKLARALLSGPRILLLDEPTEGLSPAIVGDLGRWLAILREEKVTVLITEQNALFALQYADRGYIIEKGAVRHHAPADELRDSAEIRTYLGVGADA; this is translated from the coding sequence ATGACGCTGGAAGTCGAGGACGTGCACGCCTACTACGGGCGCAGCCACGTCCTGCAGGGGATCACCCTGACGGTGGACGACGGTGAGACCGTGGCGCTGCTGGGACGCAACGGCGCGGGGAAGACCACGACGATGCGCAGCATCGTCGGACTCACGCCCCCGCGGCGAGGGTCGGTCACCCTGGACGGCGACCGGATCACCGGCCGACCGACGTACCGGATCGCGCGTCGCGGCGTCGCGTTCGTTCCCAGCGGTCGTCGGGCCTACGGCTCGTTGACCGTGCGGCAGAACCTCGCGCTCTCGGTCCGCAAGGGACGCGGAAGCGGTGCCTGGCCGATGGAACGGGTGCTGGGGATGTTCCCGAAGCTCGCCGAGATCGCCGATCGACGGGCGGGCTTCCTGTCCGGCGGCGAGCAGCAGATGCTCAAGCTCGCCCGCGCCCTGCTGTCGGGTCCCCGGATCCTGCTGCTGGACGAGCCGACCGAGGGCCTGTCGCCCGCGATCGTCGGGGACCTGGGGCGCTGGCTGGCGATCCTGAGGGAGGAGAAGGTGACGGTCCTCATCACCGAGCAGAACGCCTTGTTCGCGCTGCAGTACGCCGACCGCGGCTACATCATCGAGAAGGGGGCGGTGCGCCACCATGCACCAGCCGACGAGCTTCGCGACAGCGCGGAGATCCGGACCTACCTCGGCGTCGGTGCCGATGCCTGA
- a CDS encoding ABC transporter ATP-binding protein: MAEHDEVLLRAQGLTRDFGAFRAVDDVDLVVHAGSIHSVIGPNGAGKTTLFRLLTGILRPTSGSLELDGRQIGGRPPHVIARLGLAQAFQTTNIFPRLSVLESVRAALVSRHRRTADVASWFHLRVEDEARDVLETVGLSDSADVESQTLSHGDQRALEVALALAMRPRLLLLDEPTAGMSPFESERMVQLVQGLARDNGLTVILSEHDMDTVFGISDRVTVMHQGQVLADGPAPEVRADDDVMAIYLGSQA; this comes from the coding sequence ATGGCTGAGCACGATGAGGTGCTGCTGCGCGCCCAGGGGCTGACCCGCGACTTCGGGGCGTTCCGTGCCGTCGACGATGTCGATCTGGTGGTTCACGCGGGCAGCATCCACTCGGTGATCGGCCCGAACGGTGCCGGCAAGACCACCTTGTTCCGACTGCTCACGGGGATCCTGCGTCCGACCTCGGGGTCACTGGAGCTCGACGGGCGGCAGATCGGGGGCCGGCCACCACACGTGATCGCGCGTCTGGGCCTGGCCCAGGCCTTCCAGACCACGAACATCTTTCCCCGGCTGAGCGTGCTGGAGTCGGTCCGCGCTGCGTTGGTCAGCCGGCACCGCCGTACCGCTGACGTGGCCAGCTGGTTCCATCTCCGGGTCGAGGACGAGGCTCGCGACGTACTGGAGACAGTGGGCCTGAGCGACTCAGCGGACGTGGAGTCGCAGACGCTGTCGCACGGCGACCAACGAGCGCTGGAGGTGGCGCTGGCCCTGGCGATGAGGCCGAGGCTGCTGCTGCTGGATGAGCCGACTGCCGGGATGTCGCCATTCGAGTCCGAACGGATGGTGCAGCTGGTGCAGGGCCTCGCGCGCGACAACGGGCTGACGGTCATCCTGTCCGAGCACGACATGGACACCGTCTTCGGGATCTCCGATCGGGTGACCGTGATGCACCAGGGCCAGGTCCTTGCTGACGGCCCGGCGCCCGAGGTCCGGGCCGACGACGACGTGATGGCCATCTATCTGGGGAGCCAGGCATGA